A genomic window from Lycium barbarum isolate Lr01 chromosome 4, ASM1917538v2, whole genome shotgun sequence includes:
- the LOC132635728 gene encoding non-specific lipid-transfer protein 1-like: MLNKQLLPLLLVCIAVAVTTTTTAASTAAEDATVTCNTVYNDLEPCLGYVLGGGPSVPSECCNGIKSLLRAARTTADRQSACKCVKSVASSATGQQISRAAKIPGICKANVPFKINANVDCSKIK; the protein is encoded by the coding sequence ATGCTAAACAAGCAACTACTTCCTTTGCTTCTCGTCTGCATAGCGGTGGCCGTGACCACCACCACCACGGCTGCATCTACGGCTGCTGAGGATGCAACGGTCACGTGCAACACAGTTTATAACGACCTTGAACCATGTCTTGGCTATGTGTTAGGTGGTGGACCTAGCGTGCCATCAGAATGCTGCAATGGGATTAAATCTCTCCTTAGAGCTGCGCGTACCACAGCTGACCGCCAGAGCGCTTGCAAATGCGTGAAGAGTGTTGCTTCAAGTGCTACTGGACAGCAAATCAGCCGTGCTGCTAAAATCCCTGGAATTTGTAAGGCCAATGTTCCTTTCAAGATtaatgcaaatgttgattgctcTAAGATCAAATAA